In the genome of Populus trichocarpa isolate Nisqually-1 chromosome 6, P.trichocarpa_v4.1, whole genome shotgun sequence, one region contains:
- the LOC7470724 gene encoding protein EARLY FLOWERING 3, with translation MKRGKDYDKIMGPMFPRLHVNDTDKGGPRAPPRNKMALYEQLSIPSQRFNPDVLPRNSSNTSDLAPTGSSSQGSGLERHFPYPHYVPSPTPTDVAEKYHSRQPDGRNLNTPVAPLMQRKKVGEEDDFTVPVFVHSGKGQGQTKMQTSAAQEKLASLCPTYLGHSSRIQNAGDNGHIGSTGLNLRPDTSNQSEDNLEVCVSSSDHIARHSTNLRTREKNDIPEEGNASQNQQYRNNLVSNFTRLHENDTCLQQETSARLQSNHSEHGDHVPESRRQKEKINIFQPGNDSHLRKDCSSPNEPEIDSECFGDKTCGSLQFRNGDKSNDASETSMVDSVSVLDISPDDVVGIIGQKHFWKARRAIANQQRVFSVQLFELHRLIKVQQLIAGSPHVLLEEEVHLAKPPMKGSPCKNLPSECAVTPPVHVAKHKDNSENPNHKMECFAENAVGKTPFASVKNGQPPNFGPHAGPTTVPMASDTKMAPWCFHPPPGLQWLVPVMSPSEGFVYKPYTAPGFMGSGCGGCGPFGPIPLTDNFMTSAYAIPTSHYHQGIGVSPGAPPVGNACFAPYGMPGMNPAISGSAGSGSCGQTAQFPGGILSSNMPHQSSCNERTQKSEAVLEGMKLRASKNTSVQGSTGSSPSGRVQGVGTVQAADGRAAFPPFPVTPPCPEGAPQHQETDQLSKVIKVVPHNGRSATESVARIFQSIQEGRKQYDSL, from the exons ATGAAGAGAGGGAAAGATTATGATAAGAtaatggggcctatgtttcctAGGCTTCATGTGAATGATACAGATAAAGGAGGGCCTAGAGCTCCCCCAAGGAACAAGATGGCTCTTTATGAGCAACTTAGTATTCCATCTCAAAGGTTTAATCCTGATGTTTTGCCTCGTAATTCGAGTAATACTAGCGACTTAGCTCCTACAGGATCCTCAAGCCAG GGCAGTGGCCTTGAAAGACATTTTCCTTACCCTCATTATGTCCCTTCTCCAACACCCACTGATGTGGCTGAGAAATACCATTCTCGCCAGCCTGATGGAAGAAATTTGAACACTCCAGTGGCACCGCTGATGCAACGAAAGAAGGTAGGTGAAGAAGATGATTTTACAGTTCCTGTTTTTGTTCATTCCGGGAAGGGTCAAGGTCAGACTAAAATGCAGACTAGTGCTGCTCAGGAAAAACTCGCTTCCCTCTGCCCTACTTATTTGGGTCATTCATCGAGAATCCAAAATGCTGGTGATAATGGTCATATTGGCTCCACAGGTCTCAATCTGAGACCAGACACAAGTAACCAGAGTGAAGATAACCTAGAAGTGTGTGTCTCAAGTAGTGATCATATAGCAAGACATTCCACAAATTTGCGAACCAGAGAAAAGAATGACATTCCTGAAGAAGGCAATGCATCTCAAAATCAGCAATATCGAAATAACCTTGTGTCTAATTTTACCAGATTACATGAAAATGATACTTGTTTGCAACAAGAGACTTCAGCTAGGTTGCAATCAAATCACAGTGAACATGGTGACCATGTTCCTGAGTCGAGGAGgcaaaaggagaaaataaacatttttcaGCCTGGAAATGACTCTCATTTGAGGAAGGATTGTAGTAGTCCCAATGAACCTGAAATTGACAGCGAATGTTTTGGAGACAAGACTTGTGGGTCACTGCAATTCAGAAATGGAGACAAAAGCAATGATGCCTCTGAGACCTCCATGGTGGATTCTGTATCAGTGTTGGATATTTCTCCAGATGATGTTGTGGGAATTATTGGTCAGAAACATTTCTGGAAAGCAAGAAGAGCAATTGCCAA TCAACAAAGAGTGTTTTCCGTACAACTGTTCGAGTTGCATAGACTGATAAAG GTTCAGCAACTGATCGCAGGATCCCCACATGTCTTACTTGAGGAAGAGGTTCATCTGGCCAAACCTCCTATGAAGGGCTCTCCTTGTAAGAACCTTCCATCAGAATGTGCTGTAACACCTCCAGTTCATGTTGCCAAGCACAAAGATAATTCAGAGAACCCAAACCATAAGATGGAATGTTTTGCAGAGAATGCAGTTGGGAAGACACCCTTTGCTTCTGTGAAAAATGGTCAGCCTCCAAATTTCGGGCCCCATGCAGGACCGACAACAGTTCCCATGGCTTCTGACACCAAAATGGCTCCTTGGTGTTTCCATCCTCCTCCTGGACTTCAATGGTTAGTTCCTGTAATGTCCCCCTCAGAAGGATTTGTATATAAGCCTTACACTGCCCCTGGATTCATGGGATCGGGTTGTGGAGGATGTGGACCTTTTGGGCCAATTCCCTTGACAGACAACTTTATGACTTCAGCTTATGCGATTCCAACATCTCATTATCATCAAGGTATTGGGGTCTCACCAGGTGCTCCTCCAGTTGGTAATGCTTGCTTCGCCCCATATGGCATGCCAGGAATGAACCCAGCCATCTCAGGTTCTGCAGGGTCTGGTTCCTGTGGTCAAACTGCTCAGTTTCCAGGAGGCATTTTGAGCTCGAACATGCCACATCAAAGCTCATGTAATGAACGGACTCAAAAGAGTGAAGCTGTTTTAGAAGGTATGAAGCTTCGGGCATCTAAAAACACTTCGGTACAAGGAAGTACAGGTAGTAGTCCCAGTGGCAGAGTGCAAGGGGTTGGGACTGTTCAAGCCGCTGATGGAAGAGCTGCGTTCCCACCTTTCCCAGTGACTCCTCCTTGCCCTGAGGGAGCCCCTCAGCATCAAGAGACAGACCAGCTGTCGAAAGTGATCAAGGTTGTGCCTCACAATGGTAGATCTGCTACTGAATCAGTAGCTCGAATTTTCCAATCCATACAGGAAGGGAGAAAACAATACGACTctctttag
- the LOC7462278 gene encoding uncharacterized protein LOC7462278, which yields MAGSFCSRGLPLEGMVILLGIIIFGFGIGECNLMPGKKILEVREKIKHLKSNTVSRLQRGDGDIIDCIDIYKQPAFDHPALRNHTIQMAPSYDPNIEETTTKANRLQNQDSSMNLASRLWQKSGSCPKGTIPVRRLPQKVPLKTNSLEDYGRKKPCSSPPLTRINKDISSNLQQSNRSVAILLTEGYSYSGVKGDIKVWNPHVESDDEYSTSQVSLKSGPYYDFESVEAGWAVNPSVYGDRKTRLFVYWTADASKKTGCFDLTCPGFVQTSSEIALGAAIYPLSVPSGLPYQITLFIFKDPNTGNWWVQYGEKINLGYWPPDLFAWLRGNAETAEWGGEVYSSKLEHPPHTKTAMGNGQFPDYVSGNSGCIKRMRIRENSLVLKFPEWVSTFLHEYRCYDAEYIGDYIEDPEFYYGGPGQNPLCP from the exons ATGGCTGGAAGCTTCTGTTCTCGCGGTTTGCCACTTGAAGGAATGGTGATTCTGTTgggaataattatttttggttttgggatCGGGGAGTGTAACTTGATGCCGGGAAAGAAGATTTTGGAAGTCAGAGAGAAGATAAAACACCTCAAAAGCAACACAGTAAGCAGACTTCAG AGAGGAGATGGTGATATTATAGATTGCATCGACATCTACAAGCAGCCTGCTTTTGATCATCCTGCTTTAAGGAATCACACCATCCAG atGGCACCCAGTTACGATCCAAATATAGaggaaacaacaacaaaagcaaATAGATTGCAGAATCAAGACTCTTCAATGAATTTAGCATCACGACTATGGCAGAAAAGTGGAAGCTGTCCTAAGGGAACAATTCCAGTCCGAAGATTACCGCAAAAAGTACCGCTTAAAACAAATTCACTTGAAGACTATGGAAGGAAGAAGCCTTGTTCTTCTCCTCCGCTTACTCGTATCAATAAAGACATCAGCTCAAACCTTCAGCAGAGTAATCGCTCG GTGGCTATACTGCTCACAGAAGGGTATAGTTATTCAGGGGTTAAGGGAGACATAAAAGTTTGGAATCCTCATGTTGAATCTGATGATGAATACAGTACTTCTCAAGTTAGTCTGAAAAGTGGTCCTTACTATGATTTTGAGAGTGTCGAAGCTGGATGGGCG GTAAATCCAAGTGTTTATGGAGACAGAAAAACTCGATTATTTGTGTATTGGACT GCTGATGCATCAAAGAAAACAGGTTGCTTTGATCTTACATGTCCTGGTTTCGTTCAAACTAGCAGTGAAATTGCTCTTGGTGCAGCGATATATCCTCTTTCAGTCCCTTCTGGTCTCCCATATCAAATAACCCTTTTCATATTTAAG gaCCCAAACACAGGCAACTGGTGGGTGCAGTATGGAGAGAAAATTAATCTGGGTTACTGGCCACCTGACTTGTTTGCTTGGTTGCGTGGTAATGCAGAAACAGCTGAGTGGGGAGGGGAAGTGTACAGCTCAAAACTGGAGCATCCTCCCCATACTAAGACAGCTATGGGTAATGGACAATTTCCTGATTATGTATCAGGCAATTCCGGTTGTATCAAGAGAATGCGAATTCGTGAAAATTCTCTAGTCTTGAAGTTCCCAGAGTGGGTCTCAACTTTCTTACACGAGTACAGGTGCTATGATGCTGAGTATATTGGTGATTACATAGAAGATCCTGAGTTCTATTACGGAGGGCCTGGTCAGAATCCCCTGTGCCCTTGA
- the LOC127905484 gene encoding uncharacterized protein LOC127905484, whose protein sequence is MYCHLVLFLQSEDGDIIACVDIYKQPAFDHPALKNHTIQMQPSFIPSTETPNGERENSRPVVSQLWKKRGSCPKGTIPIRRIRRRELLRTNGRKSPEHLKGTKKIATQDRFMHLNNTKGSILYPTPENRSTAILLTYGYNYVGASGEINVWNPHVERLPEFTTAQIWLKSGAVNNFESVEAGWTVHPAEYSDARTRFFVYWTVDGYKKTGCFDLTCYGFVQTSTEIALGGAVEPGSSSFQQQYVLPINIFMDPTTTNWWLVFHNIAVGYWPGSLFSLLKHSATSVEWGGQVYSVNVRKTPHTKTAMGSGYDAEELYGFACFIGQPRILDYSKSYKYPTFVAVWKDEYNCYSAVNYKAGNANDEATFFFGGPGQSYRCP, encoded by the exons ATGTATTGCCACTTGGTATTGTTCTTGCAGAGTGAAGATGGAGATATTATTGCTTGTGTTGATATCTACAAGCAACCTGCTTTTGATCATCCTGCTCTGAAAAACCATACTATTCAG ATGCAACCCAGTTTTATTCCTTCAACAGAGACTCCAAATGGAGAACGCGAGAATTCTCGGCCAGTTGTGTCTCAACTTTGGAAAAAAAGAGGTAGTTGTCCAAAGGGAACTATTCCTATCCGCAGAATCCGAAGGCGGGAGTTATTGAGAACTAATGGGAGAAAGAGCCCTGAACATCTCaaagggacaaaaaaaatagccaCTCAGGATCGCTTTATGCACCTCAACAACACCAAAGGCTCAATTCTTTATCCTACTCCAGAAAATCGTTCT ACCGCAATCCTTTTGACATATGGATACAATTATGTTGGAGCCAGTGGAGAAATAAATGTCTGGAACCCACATGTTGAAAGGTTACCTGAATTCACTACTGCTCAAATCTGGCTTAAGAGTGGTGCAGTGAACAATTTTGAAAGCGTGGAAGCAGGATGGACG GTACACCCTGCAGAATATAGTGATGCACGGACTAGATTTTTTGTGTACTGGACT GTTGATGGATACAAGAAAACAGGTTGCTTTGACCTTACTTGTTATGGATTCGTGCAAACTAGCACCGAAATTGCTCTTGGTGGAGCTGTTGAGCCCGGTTCTAGTTCATTTCAACAACAGTATGTTCTCCCAATCAACATCTTCATG GATCCAACCACAACCAATTGGTGGCTGGTATTTCACAACATTGCTGTTGGATACTGGCCTGGAAGTCTCTTCTCTTTGCTAAAACACAGTGCCACATCTGTTGAATGGGGAGGACAAGTTTATAGTGTTAATGTCAGGAAAACTCCCCACACAAAGACAGCCATGGGAAGTGGATATGACGCGGAGGAATTGTATGGTTTTGCATGTTTCATTGGACAGCCAAGGATTCTGGATTATTCTAAGTCATACAAGTACCCTACCTTTGTTGCCGTTTGGAAAGACGAATATAATTGCTACTCTGCAGTTAATTACAAAGCAGGGAATGCAAATGATGAAGCTACATTTTTCTTCGGAGGGCCAGGTCAAAGCTATCGTTGTCCATGA